A window of the Deinococcus gobiensis I-0 genome harbors these coding sequences:
- a CDS encoding DUF1540 domain-containing protein, with protein MNDTTTVSRCDATTCRFNSDMKCTAGQIEVSMSAHQAQCLTFSPAEGDQGQRPTAQQ; from the coding sequence ATGAACGACACGACGACCGTTTCCCGCTGCGACGCCACGACCTGCCGCTTCAACAGCGACATGAAATGCACGGCGGGCCAGATCGAAGTGAGCATGAGCGCCCATCAGGCCCAGTGCCTCACGTTCAGCCCCGCCGAGGGCGATCAGGGCCAGCGGCCCACCGCGCAGCAGTAA
- a CDS encoding methylmalonyl-CoA mutase family protein, whose product MKTKNEWLSSVYQPATQKFPERKYNFKNLSDLDPEPIYTADDLEGWDAGRELGYPGEFPYTRGVQPSVYRGKLWTMRMFAGFGSAEQTNARFHALLGAGQTGLSTAFDLPTLMGYDSDHPFSRGEVGKCGVAVSSLADMEILFRGIDPTQVTTSMTINSPANAIWAMYIANAQKQGKDLGQVGGTIQNDILKEFIAQKEFIYPPAPSVKLVIDTFEWGPKVLPKWNFISVSGYHIREAGATGVQELAFTLADGFHYVEKALERGLDIDEFAPRISFFWDIHNDFFEEIAKMRAARRIWARQMRDRYGAKNPRSLMLRTHSQTAGVSLPAQQPLNNIARVAIQALAAVLGGTQSLHTDSFDEALALPTEEAATIALRTQQIIAYETGVAGVVDPLAGSYYVEKLTNDIEAAALGYIEQIRALGGVEAGIDSGFFQLEMAEAAYRYQREVERGERIIVGVNDFVQDPVSVPIQNIDPQVEALQAARLAQVRRERDPGRAEAALSALRDTAVTGANSMPAFLECAHAYCTLGEQMDVLKTVYGEYTEPVLV is encoded by the coding sequence ATGAAGACGAAGAACGAATGGCTGAGCAGCGTCTACCAGCCGGCGACCCAGAAATTCCCCGAGCGCAAGTACAACTTCAAGAACCTCTCGGACCTGGACCCGGAGCCGATCTATACGGCCGACGACCTGGAGGGCTGGGACGCCGGGCGCGAGCTGGGCTACCCCGGCGAGTTTCCGTACACGCGCGGCGTGCAGCCCTCGGTCTACCGGGGCAAGCTGTGGACCATGCGGATGTTCGCGGGCTTCGGCAGCGCCGAGCAGACGAACGCCCGCTTCCACGCGCTGCTGGGCGCGGGCCAGACCGGCCTCTCGACCGCCTTCGACCTGCCGACCCTGATGGGCTACGACTCGGACCACCCCTTCTCGCGCGGCGAGGTCGGCAAGTGCGGCGTGGCGGTGAGCAGCCTCGCGGACATGGAGATCCTGTTCCGGGGCATCGACCCCACGCAGGTCACGACCTCCATGACCATCAACAGCCCGGCGAACGCCATCTGGGCCATGTACATCGCCAACGCGCAGAAGCAGGGCAAGGACCTGGGGCAGGTCGGCGGCACCATCCAGAACGACATCCTGAAGGAATTCATCGCGCAAAAGGAGTTCATCTACCCGCCCGCGCCGAGCGTGAAACTGGTCATCGACACCTTCGAGTGGGGGCCGAAGGTGCTGCCCAAATGGAACTTCATCTCGGTGAGCGGCTACCACATCCGCGAGGCGGGGGCGACCGGCGTGCAGGAACTGGCCTTCACACTGGCCGACGGGTTCCACTACGTGGAAAAGGCGCTGGAGCGGGGGCTGGACATCGACGAATTCGCGCCGCGCATCTCCTTTTTCTGGGACATCCACAACGACTTTTTCGAGGAGATCGCCAAGATGCGCGCCGCCCGCCGCATCTGGGCGCGGCAGATGCGGGACCGATACGGCGCGAAGAACCCGCGCAGCCTGATGCTGCGCACACACTCGCAGACGGCCGGGGTATCGCTGCCCGCGCAGCAGCCGCTGAACAACATTGCGCGCGTCGCCATTCAAGCGCTCGCCGCCGTGCTCGGCGGCACCCAGAGCCTCCACACCGATTCCTTCGACGAGGCGCTGGCCCTGCCCACCGAAGAAGCCGCGACCATCGCCCTGCGCACCCAGCAGATCATCGCCTACGAGACGGGCGTGGCGGGCGTGGTGGACCCCCTGGCGGGCAGCTACTACGTCGAGAAGCTGACGAACGACATCGAGGCCGCCGCCCTGGGCTACATCGAGCAGATCCGCGCGCTGGGCGGGGTTGAGGCCGGCATCGACAGCGGCTTTTTCCAGCTGGAGATGGCTGAGGCCGCCTACCGCTACCAGCGCGAGGTCGAGCGCGGCGAGCGGATCATTGTCGGGGTGAACGATTTCGTGCAGGACCCGGTCAGCGTGCCCATCCAGAACATCGATCCGCAGGTCGAGGCGTTGCAGGCCGCGCGGCTGGCGCAGGTGCGCCGTGAGCGCGACCCCGGGCGCGCCGAAGCCGCCCTGAGCGCCCTGCGCGACACGGCCGTCACGGGCGCGAACTCCATGCCCGCCTTTCTGGAGTGTGCCCATGCCTACTGCACCCTGGGCGAACAGATGGACGTGCTCAAAACGGTCTACGGCGAGTACACCGAGCCGGTGCTGGTGTAG
- the glgC gene encoding glucose-1-phosphate adenylyltransferase, with product MKPRVLGMILAGGQGSRLAPLTQKRSKPAVPFGSKYRIIDFAINNFINSGVFSVYVLTQYKAQSLTEHIQRGWRFGTFLSDYFITLVPAQMYRYEELGAVWYRGTADAVYQNMHLIENYDADYVAVFSGDHIYKMNVEHMLEKHIESRADISIAAYPMPRSEAHRFGVMQVDTRGRVTEFLEKVKDPPGVPGDPDTSLTSMGNYIFSRRALEELLEASISGQEEGFDFGHNVIPRALADGYHVQAYDFHRNPIPGQTGPNLYWRDVGTLDAYFEANMDLVSVNPEFDIYNPQWPLRTSSEFSPPAKFVHESEGRKGQAFNSIMAGGTIISGGTVRDSVLGRNVRTHSYSLVENCVLFDDVEVGRHSHLHRVIVDKQVTIPPGTTIGLNADHDRDRGFTVTESGVVVVPKSYVF from the coding sequence ATGAAACCACGTGTCCTCGGCATGATTCTCGCGGGAGGCCAGGGGTCTCGCCTCGCCCCGCTGACCCAGAAGCGCAGCAAGCCCGCCGTTCCCTTCGGCAGCAAGTACCGCATCATCGACTTCGCCATCAACAACTTCATCAACAGCGGCGTGTTCTCGGTCTACGTCCTGACGCAGTACAAGGCCCAGAGCCTCACCGAGCACATCCAGCGCGGCTGGCGCTTCGGCACCTTCCTCAGCGACTATTTCATCACGCTGGTGCCCGCGCAGATGTACCGCTACGAGGAACTCGGCGCGGTGTGGTACCGCGGCACCGCCGACGCCGTGTACCAGAACATGCACCTCATCGAGAACTACGACGCCGACTATGTCGCCGTGTTCTCGGGCGACCACATCTACAAGATGAACGTCGAGCACATGCTCGAAAAGCACATCGAGTCGCGCGCCGACATCAGCATCGCCGCCTACCCCATGCCGCGCAGCGAGGCGCACCGCTTCGGGGTCATGCAGGTGGACACCCGGGGCCGCGTCACCGAGTTCCTGGAGAAGGTCAAGGACCCGCCCGGCGTCCCCGGCGACCCCGACACCAGCCTGACGAGCATGGGCAACTACATCTTCTCGCGCCGCGCCCTCGAAGAGCTGCTCGAGGCGAGCATCAGCGGTCAGGAGGAGGGCTTCGACTTCGGGCACAACGTGATTCCGCGCGCCCTGGCCGACGGGTACCACGTGCAGGCCTACGACTTCCACCGCAACCCCATCCCGGGGCAGACCGGCCCGAACCTGTACTGGCGCGACGTGGGGACCCTCGACGCCTATTTCGAGGCCAACATGGACCTCGTGAGCGTGAATCCCGAGTTCGACATCTACAACCCGCAGTGGCCGCTGCGCACGAGTTCCGAGTTCTCGCCGCCCGCCAAGTTCGTGCACGAGAGCGAGGGCCGTAAGGGTCAGGCCTTCAACTCGATCATGGCCGGGGGCACCATCATCAGCGGGGGCACGGTGCGCGACTCGGTGCTGGGGCGCAACGTCCGTACGCACTCGTACTCGCTCGTCGAGAACTGCGTGCTGTTCGACGACGTGGAGGTCGGCCGCCATTCGCACCTGCACCGCGTCATCGTGGACAAGCAGGTCACCATTCCGCCCGGCACGACCATCGGCCTCAATGCCGACCACGACCGCGACCGCGGTTTTACCGTGACCGAAAGCGGCGTGGTGGTCGTGCCCAAGAGCTACGTGTTCTGA